Proteins encoded by one window of Actinocorallia herbida:
- a CDS encoding ABC transporter ATP-binding protein has translation MNDVTATAQSRPGTGIRTPVLAAMGLGAGHGPVRVIRSLDLEVHRGTVLGVLGPNGAGKTTLLMTLAGLLPRQGGSVRLAGTELPTGRPAVVNRAGLVLVPDDRALFTGLTVRQNIEIARRRDAALTFDDVLDLFPALARCADRAVGSLSGGEQQMLAMARGLVQDPKALLIDEMSMGLAPVIVEGLLPIVRRIADETGVAVVLVEQHVRLALEVADEALVLVRGAVALRGTARDLAAAPSALEAAYLGDGGAGSGHEPPGSPAPAQRQEDGTV, from the coding sequence ATGAACGACGTCACCGCCACCGCGCAGTCGCGGCCGGGCACCGGGATCCGCACGCCGGTGCTCGCAGCGATGGGACTCGGCGCGGGCCATGGTCCCGTTCGGGTGATCCGCTCGCTGGATCTGGAGGTGCATCGGGGGACCGTCCTCGGGGTGCTCGGGCCGAACGGCGCGGGCAAGACGACCCTGCTGATGACGCTCGCGGGCCTGCTGCCCCGCCAAGGGGGCTCCGTGCGGCTCGCGGGCACCGAGCTGCCGACCGGGCGGCCCGCGGTGGTCAACCGCGCCGGACTAGTGCTGGTACCGGACGACCGCGCGCTGTTCACCGGCCTCACCGTCCGGCAGAACATCGAGATAGCCCGGCGCCGGGACGCGGCCCTGACGTTCGACGACGTCTTGGACCTCTTCCCGGCCCTGGCCCGGTGCGCGGACCGGGCTGTCGGCTCGCTGTCCGGCGGTGAGCAGCAGATGCTCGCCATGGCCCGTGGGCTCGTGCAGGATCCCAAAGCCCTGCTGATCGACGAGATGAGCATGGGCCTGGCGCCCGTGATCGTCGAAGGGCTGCTCCCGATCGTCCGGCGCATCGCCGACGAGACCGGCGTGGCCGTGGTCCTCGTCGAGCAGCATGTCCGGCTCGCCCTCGAGGTAGCCGATGAGGCTCTCGTCCTCGTCCGCGGAGCCGTCGCGCTCCGCGGTACGGCCCGCGACCTCGCGGCCGCCCCCTCCGCTCTCGAAGCCGCCTATCTCGGGGATGGCGGCGCGGGCAGCGGGCACGAACCGCCGGGCAGCCCTGCCCCGGCGCAACGACAAGAAGACGGGACCGTCTGA